From one Anopheles cruzii chromosome 3, idAnoCruzAS_RS32_06, whole genome shotgun sequence genomic stretch:
- the LOC128275497 gene encoding apoptotic chromatin condensation inducer in the nucleus isoform X2 produces MRRKASASVSTPEKATPRRSTRGRGRRSPSKSPEPEPEPDVREYAAAQDDRNNSSSDDEGTSRRGATGKGRGRSSGTPRRKVEERPPSRGRRTSRREKETHEPVGEEQTDENGGDNPDQEEVAQKLPDVAMEAIPEEVPQEEEKQQQQSTDPVPEGSPERQRQTVEQHDEPDAVRESKREESEEEAPSVEEKASAAEEKVSHRNGDEDDGGEGDDGKQADSRDADDDSKEIVNNRSRTRQESDSEESGQDDEGGHQEHRSAKESTPDHRHSAMEHTADESANAEHDDAAVASGEEKSIAVSAAEQKEPKHQEEVANETATGCLSQQATTQPQPRRRARFSSRPNDEPSVPVVTTASTEATVEPVAVAQAEDELEAGEIKDNDNSMSEANVDDMTKEQSPKPKPLQRKRRWLSSKSGDTKPAVITISTDSLKSIISDVKPVPLADVKLESSSETEAGADGAASTEEDDKEKEVGKRPAQPPARRRVSQSVEMENVAMETDSTSTEPVLPKQKAPVGEKIALTRKISIVSDDGSVPVGGAVAANLSVRPPSPAKHHTSNILYITNLVRPFTVLQLKGLLLRTGKIVENGFWIDKIKSKCYVKYETEDEATETRHALHGIRWPVSNPKCLLVDFGSEEAMDKAILSTLEDGAIRATVEGVKNSKEFGWLRDASKKDEEVPARPVREWDLGKKDAFDPERDREGRGRDRESGTLTDERHREKGAERNERGRLDEGRERGNRADGLAGDRGADRKRSLEREFGRERRRSSSMSPARKFKKKENEPPIRLLDDLFRKTKTAPCIYWLPLTTEQIAVKEEQRRKNMAEHQRRLEEQRKLEEERERERKRERERRERERDRERERDRERDRERERDRRRSRSRDRSRDDGGRRRHR; encoded by the exons ATGCGTCGTAAGGCGAGTGCCAGTGTAAGCACACCGGAAAAGGCTACTCCGCGCCGGTCAACCAGGGGTCGGGGTCGCCGATCCCCAtcgaaaagtcccgagccggaaccggagccggatgtTCGGGAGTACGCTGCTGCACAGGATGATAGAAATAATAGCAGCTCCGACGATGAAGGCACCTCCCGGAGAGGTGCTACCGGAAAGGGTCGTGGGCGCAGCAGTGGCACACCACGACGTAAAGTCGAAGAGCGTCCACCGTCTCGAGGTCGCCGCACTAGCCGTCGTGAAAAGGAGACACACGAACCGGTAGGCGAGGAGCAAACCGATGAAAACGGTGGCGACAATCCGGATCAGGAAGAAGTGGCACAAAAGCTACCGGATGTGGCGATGGAAGCTATACCCGAAGAGGTACCACAAGAAGAggagaagcaacaacaacagtcgacagatccggttccggagggCAGCCCCGAAAGACAGCGGCAGACAGTAGAGCAACACGACGAGCCGGACGCTGTTCGTGAATCTAAGCGCGAGGAAAGCGAAGAGGAAGCTCCAAGTGTGGAGGAGAAGGCATCGGCAGCCGAAGAAAAGGTAAGTCATAGAAATGgagatgaagatgatggtggCGAAGGTGACGACGGCAAGCAGGCAGATTCACGGGACGCAGATGATGATAGCAAAGAGATCGTTAACAATCGTTCTCGAACAAGGCAAGAAAGCGATTCCGAAGAAAGTGGCCAAGATGATGAAGGTGGTCACCAAGAGCACAGGAGTGCCAAGGAGTCAACACCGGACCACCGGCACAGTGCGATGGAACATACTGCCGACGAATCGGCGAACGCAGAGCATGATGATGCAGCAGTTGCTTCGGGTGAAGAGAAGTCGATCGCAGTGTCTGCGGCTGAACAGAAAGAACCGAAGCACCAGGAAGAGGTTGCCAATGAAACGGCTACCGGTTGTTTGTCGCAGCAAGCTACGACTCAGCCGCAACCGCGCCGTAGAGCTCGGTTCAGCTCACGTCCGAACGATGAACCATCGGTGCCAGTGGTGACCACGGCTTCCACTGAAGCAACGGTGGAACCTGTGGCGGTGGCACAGGCCGAAGATGAACTGGAGGCGGGAGAAATCAAAGACAACGACAACAGCATGTCGGAGGCAAATGTTGACGATATGACGAAGGAGCAATCGCCTAAACCGAAGCCGTTGCAGCGTAAGCGCCGTTGGTTGTCGTCCAAGAGCGGAGACACTAAGCCCGCGGTCATCACTATATCAACCGATTCGCTGAAAAGTATCATCTCGGACGTGAAACCGGTTCCGCTTGCTGACGTAAAGCTTGAGTCTTCTTCCGAAACTGAGGCCGGCGCAGATGGCGCAGCAAGCACGGAGGAAGACGATAAAGAGAAAGAAGTTGGCAAGCGTCCTGCGCAGCCACCGGCCCGACGACGCGTTTCGCAATCggttgaaatggaaaacgttgCCATGGAAACGGACAGCACAAGCACCGAACCGGTGCTACCGAAGCAGAAGGCGCCGGTTGGCGAAAAGATAGCGCTCACACGCAAAATCAGCATCGTGAGCGATGACGGTAGCGTGCCGGTGGGGGgagcggtggcggccaacCTCAGTGTACGGCCTCCAAGCCCGGCCAAGCATCACACGAGCAATATTCTGTACATTACGAACCTGGTGCGTCCGTTTACGGTACTGCAACTGAAGGGACTGTTGTTGCGCACTGGAAAGATCGTAGAAAATGGCTTCTGGATCGACAAGATCAAGTCAAAGTGCTACGTGAAGTACGAAACGGAAGA TGAAGCTACGGAAACACGGCACGCACTGCACGGCATCCGCTGGCCGGTTTCAAATCCAAAGTGTTTGCTGGTGGATTTCGGCAGCGAGGAAGCGATGGACAAAGCTATCCTTTCTACGCTGGAAGATGGCGCCATTCGTGCGACGGTGGAGGGAGTGAAGAATAGTAAGGAGTTTGGTTGGCTTCGTGATGCGTCCAAGAAGGATGAG GAAGTACCGGCACGGCCCGTGCGCGAGTGGGATCTGGGAAAGAAGGATGCGTTCGACCCGGAACGGGATCGGGAAGGAAGGGGACGCGATCGCGAATCCGGCACGCTGACGGACGAGCGACACCGGGAGAAGGGTGCAGAGCGGAACGAACGTGGTCGACTCGACGAGGGACGCGAACGGGGCAACAGGGCGGACGGTCTCGCTGGCGATCGTGGCGCGGACCGCAAACGTTCGTTGGAGCGTGAGTTTGGCCGCGAAAgaagacgcagcagcagcatgtcgCCAG CGAGAAAGTTCAAGAAAAAGGAGAACGAGCCACCGATCAGGCTGTTGGATGATTTgttccgaaaaacaaaaacagcgcCGTGCATCTACTGGTTGCCACTTACGACCGAACAG ATTGCCGTCAAGGAAGAGCAACGTCGGAAGAACATGGCGGAGCACCAGCGCCGTTTGGAAGAGCAGCGCAAGCTGGAAGAAGAACGTGAACGCGAACGCaagcgggaacgggaacgacGTGAACGGGAGCGGGACCGTGAGCGTGAGCGGGACCGTGAGCGGGACCGCGAGCGTGAGCGGGACCGGCGTCGCTCACGTTCCCGTGACCGCAGCcgcgacgacggtggacgtCGCCGGCACAGATAA
- the LOC128275497 gene encoding apoptotic chromatin condensation inducer in the nucleus isoform X1, translating to MRRKASASVSTPEKATPRRSTRGRGRRSPSKSPEPEPEPDVREYAAAQDDRNNSSSDDEGTSRRGATGKGRGRSSGTPRRKVEERPPSRGRRTSRREKETHEPVGEEQTDENGGDNPDQEEVAQKLPDVAMEAIPEEVPQEEEKQQQQSTDPVPEGSPERQRQTVEQHDEPDAVRESKREESEEEAPSVEEKASAAEEKVSHRNGDEDDGGEGDDGKQADSRDADDDSKEIVNNRSRTRQESDSEESGQDDEGGHQEHRSAKESTPDHRHSAMEHTADESANAEHDDAAVASGEEKSIAVSAAEQKEPKHQEEVANETATGCLSQQATTQPQPRRRARFSSRPNDEPSVPVVTTASTEATVEPVAVAQAEDELEAGEIKDNDNSMSEANVDDMTKEQSPKPKPLQRKRRWLSSKSGDTKPAVITISTDSLKSIISDVKPVPLADVKLESSSETEAGADGAASTEEDDKEKEVGKRPAQPPARRRVSQSVEMENVAMETDSTSTEPVLPKQKAPVGEKIALTRKISIVSDDGSVPVGGAVAANLSVRPPSPAKHHTSNILYITNLVRPFTVLQLKGLLLRTGKIVENGFWIDKIKSKCYVKYETEDEATETRHALHGIRWPVSNPKCLLVDFGSEEAMDKAILSTLEDGAIRATVEGVKNSKEFGWLRDASKKDEQEVPARPVREWDLGKKDAFDPERDREGRGRDRESGTLTDERHREKGAERNERGRLDEGRERGNRADGLAGDRGADRKRSLEREFGRERRRSSSMSPARKFKKKENEPPIRLLDDLFRKTKTAPCIYWLPLTTEQIAVKEEQRRKNMAEHQRRLEEQRKLEEERERERKRERERRERERDRERERDRERDRERERDRRRSRSRDRSRDDGGRRRHR from the exons ATGCGTCGTAAGGCGAGTGCCAGTGTAAGCACACCGGAAAAGGCTACTCCGCGCCGGTCAACCAGGGGTCGGGGTCGCCGATCCCCAtcgaaaagtcccgagccggaaccggagccggatgtTCGGGAGTACGCTGCTGCACAGGATGATAGAAATAATAGCAGCTCCGACGATGAAGGCACCTCCCGGAGAGGTGCTACCGGAAAGGGTCGTGGGCGCAGCAGTGGCACACCACGACGTAAAGTCGAAGAGCGTCCACCGTCTCGAGGTCGCCGCACTAGCCGTCGTGAAAAGGAGACACACGAACCGGTAGGCGAGGAGCAAACCGATGAAAACGGTGGCGACAATCCGGATCAGGAAGAAGTGGCACAAAAGCTACCGGATGTGGCGATGGAAGCTATACCCGAAGAGGTACCACAAGAAGAggagaagcaacaacaacagtcgacagatccggttccggagggCAGCCCCGAAAGACAGCGGCAGACAGTAGAGCAACACGACGAGCCGGACGCTGTTCGTGAATCTAAGCGCGAGGAAAGCGAAGAGGAAGCTCCAAGTGTGGAGGAGAAGGCATCGGCAGCCGAAGAAAAGGTAAGTCATAGAAATGgagatgaagatgatggtggCGAAGGTGACGACGGCAAGCAGGCAGATTCACGGGACGCAGATGATGATAGCAAAGAGATCGTTAACAATCGTTCTCGAACAAGGCAAGAAAGCGATTCCGAAGAAAGTGGCCAAGATGATGAAGGTGGTCACCAAGAGCACAGGAGTGCCAAGGAGTCAACACCGGACCACCGGCACAGTGCGATGGAACATACTGCCGACGAATCGGCGAACGCAGAGCATGATGATGCAGCAGTTGCTTCGGGTGAAGAGAAGTCGATCGCAGTGTCTGCGGCTGAACAGAAAGAACCGAAGCACCAGGAAGAGGTTGCCAATGAAACGGCTACCGGTTGTTTGTCGCAGCAAGCTACGACTCAGCCGCAACCGCGCCGTAGAGCTCGGTTCAGCTCACGTCCGAACGATGAACCATCGGTGCCAGTGGTGACCACGGCTTCCACTGAAGCAACGGTGGAACCTGTGGCGGTGGCACAGGCCGAAGATGAACTGGAGGCGGGAGAAATCAAAGACAACGACAACAGCATGTCGGAGGCAAATGTTGACGATATGACGAAGGAGCAATCGCCTAAACCGAAGCCGTTGCAGCGTAAGCGCCGTTGGTTGTCGTCCAAGAGCGGAGACACTAAGCCCGCGGTCATCACTATATCAACCGATTCGCTGAAAAGTATCATCTCGGACGTGAAACCGGTTCCGCTTGCTGACGTAAAGCTTGAGTCTTCTTCCGAAACTGAGGCCGGCGCAGATGGCGCAGCAAGCACGGAGGAAGACGATAAAGAGAAAGAAGTTGGCAAGCGTCCTGCGCAGCCACCGGCCCGACGACGCGTTTCGCAATCggttgaaatggaaaacgttgCCATGGAAACGGACAGCACAAGCACCGAACCGGTGCTACCGAAGCAGAAGGCGCCGGTTGGCGAAAAGATAGCGCTCACACGCAAAATCAGCATCGTGAGCGATGACGGTAGCGTGCCGGTGGGGGgagcggtggcggccaacCTCAGTGTACGGCCTCCAAGCCCGGCCAAGCATCACACGAGCAATATTCTGTACATTACGAACCTGGTGCGTCCGTTTACGGTACTGCAACTGAAGGGACTGTTGTTGCGCACTGGAAAGATCGTAGAAAATGGCTTCTGGATCGACAAGATCAAGTCAAAGTGCTACGTGAAGTACGAAACGGAAGA TGAAGCTACGGAAACACGGCACGCACTGCACGGCATCCGCTGGCCGGTTTCAAATCCAAAGTGTTTGCTGGTGGATTTCGGCAGCGAGGAAGCGATGGACAAAGCTATCCTTTCTACGCTGGAAGATGGCGCCATTCGTGCGACGGTGGAGGGAGTGAAGAATAGTAAGGAGTTTGGTTGGCTTCGTGATGCGTCCAAGAAGGATGAG CAGGAAGTACCGGCACGGCCCGTGCGCGAGTGGGATCTGGGAAAGAAGGATGCGTTCGACCCGGAACGGGATCGGGAAGGAAGGGGACGCGATCGCGAATCCGGCACGCTGACGGACGAGCGACACCGGGAGAAGGGTGCAGAGCGGAACGAACGTGGTCGACTCGACGAGGGACGCGAACGGGGCAACAGGGCGGACGGTCTCGCTGGCGATCGTGGCGCGGACCGCAAACGTTCGTTGGAGCGTGAGTTTGGCCGCGAAAgaagacgcagcagcagcatgtcgCCAG CGAGAAAGTTCAAGAAAAAGGAGAACGAGCCACCGATCAGGCTGTTGGATGATTTgttccgaaaaacaaaaacagcgcCGTGCATCTACTGGTTGCCACTTACGACCGAACAG ATTGCCGTCAAGGAAGAGCAACGTCGGAAGAACATGGCGGAGCACCAGCGCCGTTTGGAAGAGCAGCGCAAGCTGGAAGAAGAACGTGAACGCGAACGCaagcgggaacgggaacgacGTGAACGGGAGCGGGACCGTGAGCGTGAGCGGGACCGTGAGCGGGACCGCGAGCGTGAGCGGGACCGGCGTCGCTCACGTTCCCGTGACCGCAGCcgcgacgacggtggacgtCGCCGGCACAGATAA